A single Nostoc sp. PCC 7107 DNA region contains:
- a CDS encoding BamA/TamA family outer membrane protein, which translates to MRLSPILVAAVAIAAPLSGSLKVNAQTAEGLQQTAKVVKPSTSKPQEKDAGQNSARESLQSAINSTEAKVLEDTQSQSVKILPMQSDARSQVMVPTIAQAPETIPNTDTQQPNTVPDSSSPATQPTPEPENTNPPTTIEPAFPTTPGNTQPENTTPSTIEPAFPTTPGNTQPENTTPSTIEPAFPTTPGTTQPENTTPSTIEPAFPGNTQPENTNPPTIEPAFPTTPGNTQPNGATETTEPRVLVSEVLVRPQTGQLTPELEEKVYQVIRTQPGRTTTRTQLQEDINSIFGTGFFSNVQALPEDTPLGVRVSFVVQPNPVLTKVQVEANPGTGVASVLPASTADEVFKDQYGKILNLRDLQEGIKTLTKRYQDQGYVLANVIGAPQVAENGVVTLQVAEGVVENIKVRFRNKEGQETDDQGRPIRGRTQEYIIKREVELKPGQIFNRNTVQKDLQRVYGLGLFEDVNVSLDPGTDPSKVDVVVNVAERSSGSIAAGAGISSASGLFGTVSYQQQNLNGRNQKLGAEVQVGTRELLFDLRYTDPWIAGDPYRTSYTANIFRRSSISLVYEGTDENVETFRNPGDTDGDRPRVLRLGGGVTFTRPLSNNPYERSEWTASAGLQYQRVSTRDADGNLRRFGTVYDDNNNNQAGELIPLSFSGEGQDDLLLLQLGTQRDRRNNALQPTSGSFLRFGVDQSVPVGLGNILLTRLRGSYSQYIPVKLLNFSKGSQTLAFNIQGGTILGDLPPYEAFTLGGSNSVRGYEEGTLASSRSYVQATLEYRFPVFSIVSGAAFVDFGSDLGTNTRAAEVLNKNGSGYGYGIGVRVQSPLGPIRIDYGINDDGDSRINFGIGERF; encoded by the coding sequence ATGCGTTTATCTCCTATATTAGTAGCAGCTGTAGCAATTGCAGCGCCATTAAGTGGCTCTCTCAAAGTGAATGCCCAAACTGCTGAAGGGTTACAACAGACAGCTAAAGTCGTAAAACCCTCAACCAGTAAGCCACAAGAGAAGGACGCAGGCCAAAATTCAGCAAGGGAAAGTTTACAATCTGCGATCAATTCCACAGAGGCTAAGGTACTTGAAGATACTCAATCTCAATCTGTGAAAATTTTGCCAATGCAGTCAGATGCAAGATCACAGGTGATGGTACCAACAATTGCCCAAGCGCCAGAAACAATTCCCAATACTGACACTCAACAGCCCAATACCGTTCCTGATAGTTCATCTCCAGCTACGCAACCAACCCCTGAACCAGAGAACACCAACCCGCCAACGACAATAGAACCAGCATTTCCCACAACTCCTGGTAACACTCAACCAGAAAATACCACTCCATCCACGATAGAACCAGCATTTCCCACAACTCCCGGTAACACTCAACCAGAAAATACCACTCCATCCACGATAGAACCAGCATTTCCCACAACTCCCGGTACCACTCAACCAGAAAATACCACTCCATCGACAATAGAACCAGCATTTCCGGGTAATACTCAGCCAGAGAACACCAACCCGCCAACGATAGAACCAGCATTTCCTACAACTCCAGGGAATACTCAGCCGAATGGCGCTACCGAAACAACAGAACCAAGGGTGTTAGTCTCAGAAGTATTAGTGAGACCCCAGACAGGACAATTAACACCAGAATTAGAAGAAAAAGTTTATCAGGTCATTCGGACTCAACCAGGGCGGACAACCACCCGCACACAGTTGCAAGAAGATATCAATTCTATCTTTGGTACAGGTTTCTTTTCCAACGTTCAAGCATTACCAGAAGATACACCCTTGGGTGTGCGAGTCAGTTTTGTTGTCCAGCCCAACCCTGTACTGACAAAAGTGCAAGTCGAAGCTAATCCTGGTACTGGTGTTGCTTCAGTTCTGCCTGCAAGCACTGCGGATGAAGTTTTTAAAGATCAGTATGGTAAAATACTCAACTTGCGAGACTTGCAAGAAGGCATAAAAACCTTAACCAAACGCTATCAAGACCAAGGTTATGTGTTAGCCAATGTGATTGGTGCGCCCCAAGTTGCAGAAAATGGAGTTGTGACTCTGCAAGTAGCAGAAGGCGTAGTGGAAAATATTAAAGTCCGCTTCCGTAACAAAGAAGGTCAAGAAACCGACGACCAAGGTAGACCAATTCGCGGACGGACACAAGAGTATATTATTAAACGCGAAGTAGAATTAAAGCCAGGACAGATATTCAACCGAAATACAGTCCAAAAAGACCTACAACGGGTATATGGACTGGGATTATTTGAAGATGTGAATGTTTCCCTAGATCCTGGTACTGACCCAAGCAAAGTAGATGTGGTAGTGAATGTAGCCGAACGTAGTAGCGGATCAATCGCGGCAGGGGCTGGGATTAGTTCTGCCAGTGGATTATTTGGTACAGTGAGCTATCAACAGCAAAACCTCAATGGGAGAAACCAAAAATTAGGTGCAGAAGTCCAGGTGGGAACAAGGGAGTTACTATTTGATTTGCGCTACACCGACCCTTGGATTGCCGGCGACCCTTACCGTACCTCCTATACAGCTAACATTTTCCGGCGCAGTTCCATTTCCTTGGTATATGAAGGCACAGATGAAAACGTTGAAACCTTTAGAAATCCTGGAGATACAGATGGCGATCGCCCCCGTGTGCTGCGGCTAGGTGGCGGTGTTACTTTTACCCGTCCTTTATCTAATAATCCCTACGAACGCTCAGAATGGACAGCCTCTGCTGGTTTGCAATATCAACGAGTTTCCACCCGTGATGCTGATGGCAACCTCAGAAGATTTGGGACAGTGTACGATGACAATAACAATAACCAAGCTGGAGAATTAATCCCCTTGAGCTTTTCGGGGGAAGGTCAAGACGACTTATTGCTATTACAACTGGGAACCCAGCGCGATCGCCGTAACAATGCCCTACAACCTACTAGTGGTTCTTTCCTCCGCTTTGGAGTTGATCAGTCAGTTCCAGTAGGGCTAGGCAATATTTTACTCACTCGATTACGGGGTAGCTATAGCCAATACATACCCGTTAAACTTCTTAACTTTTCTAAAGGCTCACAAACCCTAGCCTTTAACATTCAAGGCGGAACTATCCTAGGTGACTTACCCCCTTACGAAGCCTTTACTTTGGGTGGTAGTAATTCTGTGCGCGGCTATGAAGAAGGTACACTAGCCAGCAGCCGCAGTTACGTGCAAGCAACTTTAGAGTATCGCTTCCCTGTATTTTCGATTGTTAGCGGTGCAGCCTTTGTTGATTTTGGCAGTGATTTAGGCACGAATACGAGGGCGGCGGAAGTCCTCAATAAAAATGGAAGTGGCTATGGTTATGGCATTGGTGTGCGCGTACAATCACCTTTGGGGCCAATTCGGATTGACTATGGGATTAACGATGATGGTGACAGCCGCATCAATTTCGGTATCGGTGAAAGATTTTAA
- a CDS encoding triacylglycerol lipase: protein MPLPTVIVPGYLESAIAYQTLEQSLQQLGFPTVTVPLRRRDWLPTVGGRSVTPILQKLDLTVKQILQAYSATQINLIGHSAGGWISRIYLGEKPYTPRNQAKSFVWNAHPLIATLITLGTPHISQERWTRWNLDFVANNYPGAFYKNVRYVCVAGKTIFGERRPGSWLAYSSYQLTCGQGNIWGDGITPIASAHLEGAENLIIEGVRHSPRSPGIWYGSPEPLKIWVKYLI from the coding sequence ATGCCGTTACCTACAGTTATTGTGCCGGGATATTTAGAAAGCGCGATCGCCTACCAGACCCTAGAACAATCCCTGCAACAGTTGGGGTTTCCTACAGTTACAGTACCACTGCGGCGGCGTGATTGGCTTCCTACTGTTGGTGGTAGATCTGTCACACCAATTTTGCAAAAGCTTGACCTGACTGTTAAACAAATATTACAGGCATATTCAGCCACACAAATCAATCTAATTGGACATTCAGCCGGTGGTTGGATTTCCCGGATTTATTTAGGAGAAAAACCTTACACTCCCCGCAATCAAGCTAAATCATTTGTTTGGAATGCTCATCCTTTAATTGCTACTCTCATCACTTTAGGCACACCTCATATCAGTCAAGAACGCTGGACGCGATGGAATCTAGACTTTGTAGCCAATAACTATCCCGGAGCATTTTACAAGAATGTCCGTTATGTGTGTGTTGCAGGCAAAACTATTTTTGGCGAACGGCGGCCTGGTAGCTGGTTAGCCTACAGCAGTTACCAATTAACCTGTGGTCAAGGTAACATCTGGGGTGATGGCATTACTCCTATTGCATCTGCTCACCTCGAAGGAGCAGAGAATCTAATTATTGAAGGTGTCAGACATTCGCCCAGAAGTCCTGGAATTTGGTATGGTTCCCCAGAACCGCTAAAAATTTGGGTGAAATATTTAATTTAA
- the lpxC gene encoding UDP-3-O-acyl-N-acetylglucosamine deacetylase — translation MQQHTIAGEVYQTGVGLHSGITTNVRILPAPVNSGRYFVRVDLPDLPIIPAQIAAVNETVLSTQLGKDEASVRTVEHLLATLASMGVNNARIEIDGPELPLLDGSAQLWAASITQAGLKPQSVDDNQENWVVKEPIWIYQQDAFVGAIPAAETRFSYGIDFDLPAIGNQWHSWLLATDVNEAAASFAAEIAPARTFGLLHQIEYLQKVGLIKGGSLDNALVCGPEGWLNPPLRFANEPVRHKILDLVGDLSLLGIFPQAHFLAYKASHNLHIQLAQRILAAQQNPTDKI, via the coding sequence ATGCAACAACACACCATCGCCGGGGAAGTCTACCAAACTGGAGTTGGTTTACATAGCGGTATTACTACCAATGTGCGGATATTGCCAGCCCCAGTCAATAGTGGGCGTTATTTTGTGCGGGTAGATTTACCTGATTTACCAATTATTCCTGCCCAAATTGCAGCGGTTAATGAGACTGTTCTCTCAACTCAATTGGGCAAAGATGAAGCATCTGTTCGGACAGTTGAACATTTGTTGGCAACATTAGCAAGTATGGGCGTGAATAATGCCCGCATTGAAATCGACGGGCCAGAATTGCCGCTATTAGATGGTTCAGCACAGCTTTGGGCTGCCAGCATTACTCAAGCCGGCTTAAAACCACAATCAGTGGATGATAATCAAGAAAACTGGGTAGTCAAAGAACCAATCTGGATTTATCAACAAGATGCTTTTGTCGGTGCCATCCCAGCAGCAGAAACCCGCTTTAGTTATGGAATTGATTTTGATTTACCTGCAATTGGCAACCAATGGCACAGTTGGCTGCTGGCTACTGATGTGAATGAGGCGGCTGCTAGTTTTGCCGCAGAAATTGCACCTGCTCGGACTTTTGGTTTATTACATCAAATAGAATACTTACAAAAAGTTGGATTAATCAAAGGTGGCAGCTTGGATAATGCCCTCGTTTGCGGCCCGGAAGGATGGCTAAATCCGCCATTAAGATTTGCAAATGAGCCAGTCCGTCATAAGATATTGGATTTAGTAGGAGATTTGAGTTTATTGGGAATTTTTCCCCAAGCACATTTCTTAGCATATAAAGCCAGCCACAATTTACATATTCAACTCGCGCAAAGGATTTTAGCGGCACAGCAAAATCCCACTGACAAAATCTGA
- the lpxA gene encoding acyl-ACP--UDP-N-acetylglucosamine O-acyltransferase, with translation MKTLIHPTAVVHSKAELHPTVQVGAYAVIGAHVKVGPETIIGAHVVLEGPCEIGARNQIFPGAAIGMEPQDLKFVGEPTWVKIGDDNLIREYVTINRATGEGEATIIGSNNLLMAYVHVAHNCIIEDHVVIPNSVALAGHVHIESRARLGGVLGVHQFVHIGRHSMVGGMSRIDRDVPPYMLVEGNPVRVRTLNLVGLKRSGMTASDLQTLKKAFRILYRSGLTFKEALEQLEQLGDTEELQHLRRFILLSQMPGRRGLIPGKGRASSASDES, from the coding sequence TTGAAGACTCTTATTCATCCAACGGCTGTAGTTCATTCTAAAGCGGAACTCCACCCTACAGTGCAAGTCGGTGCCTATGCTGTGATTGGAGCGCATGTTAAAGTTGGCCCTGAAACAATTATTGGCGCTCATGTAGTGCTAGAAGGGCCTTGTGAAATTGGGGCGCGAAATCAGATTTTTCCAGGTGCAGCTATCGGCATGGAACCCCAGGATCTCAAATTTGTGGGAGAACCTACCTGGGTCAAAATTGGTGATGATAACTTAATTCGGGAATATGTCACCATTAATCGTGCCACAGGTGAGGGAGAAGCCACAATTATCGGCAGTAATAACTTGCTGATGGCTTATGTCCACGTGGCGCACAACTGCATAATTGAAGACCATGTAGTAATTCCTAACTCAGTAGCCTTAGCAGGTCATGTCCATATCGAGTCTCGTGCCAGATTAGGTGGAGTGTTGGGAGTTCATCAATTTGTTCATATCGGTAGGCATTCAATGGTCGGTGGAATGTCGCGGATTGACCGAGATGTGCCGCCATATATGCTAGTTGAAGGCAATCCTGTACGCGTACGAACCCTCAACTTAGTAGGACTCAAACGCTCTGGGATGACAGCCAGTGACCTGCAAACACTCAAAAAAGCTTTCCGCATTCTCTACCGTTCTGGCTTGACTTTCAAAGAAGCATTAGAACAGTTAGAACAGTTAGGAGATACAGAAGAACTACAGCACCTACGCCGCTTTATCCTTCTATCGCAAATGCCAGGAAGACGCGGTTTAATTCCGGGTAAAGGTAGAGCTTCTAGCGCTAGTGATGAGTCTTAA
- the fabZ gene encoding 3-hydroxyacyl-ACP dehydratase FabZ has translation MSILAEVNSSDAIASSSIATETVTTSEVKTTFTSEEIQQLLPHRYPFLLVDKIIDYVPGKVAVGVKNVTINEPQFQGHFPGRPLMPGVLIVEAMAQVGGVVLTQLPEYDAGGLFVFAGIDKARFRRQVVPGDQLIMTVELLCIKQRRFGKMQARAEVDGQLAAEGDLMFSLVS, from the coding sequence ATGTCAATTCTTGCAGAAGTAAATAGTAGCGATGCGATCGCATCCTCATCTATTGCCACAGAAACTGTCACTACATCAGAAGTGAAAACAACCTTCACTTCTGAAGAAATTCAGCAGTTGTTACCCCATCGCTATCCATTTTTACTGGTAGACAAAATTATTGACTATGTACCAGGAAAAGTGGCTGTAGGCGTTAAAAATGTTACTATTAACGAACCTCAATTTCAAGGACATTTCCCCGGTAGACCACTCATGCCAGGTGTGCTAATTGTTGAAGCAATGGCACAAGTAGGCGGAGTTGTGTTAACACAACTACCAGAATACGATGCAGGAGGACTGTTTGTATTTGCTGGTATTGATAAAGCCCGCTTCCGCCGTCAAGTTGTTCCTGGAGATCAACTAATCATGACAGTGGAACTGTTATGTATAAAACAACGTCGGTTTGGGAAGATGCAAGCTCGGGCCGAAGTTGATGGACAACTCGCCGCTGAAGGCGACTTGATGTTTTCTCTCGTTAGTTAA
- a CDS encoding cytochrome b N-terminal domain-containing protein codes for MQSTQFDRILRRLATVLSVVILTLCLIYTTTGILLSFYYEPTAGGAYNSLKMINTQIPYGWLFYRTHEIAGNGLIAIALVQIVVMFLGRQFSQSWLVAWVSGILLTLSAIALDWTAMLLDWTQEGYWRFSIELGTIEAIPFIGEQLRNILTGGGAINTLTVEHLYTIHSYIIAAATLILAVVHLLALLWQEQQFYPVSNQLPETSLVES; via the coding sequence ATGCAAAGCACCCAGTTTGATAGAATTTTGCGGCGACTCGCAACGGTATTATCAGTCGTAATTCTGACCCTGTGCTTGATTTATACCACCACGGGCATTTTGCTGTCTTTTTACTACGAACCCACAGCAGGTGGTGCTTATAATTCGTTGAAAATGATTAATACTCAAATACCTTATGGGTGGTTGTTTTACCGCACCCATGAGATAGCAGGTAATGGTTTAATTGCGATCGCCCTTGTGCAAATTGTCGTCATGTTTTTAGGGCGGCAATTTAGTCAGAGTTGGCTTGTAGCTTGGGTTAGTGGTATATTACTCACTCTAAGCGCGATCGCTCTTGATTGGACAGCCATGCTCCTCGACTGGACACAAGAAGGATACTGGCGTTTCAGCATTGAATTGGGAACCATCGAAGCCATTCCCTTCATTGGTGAACAACTGCGAAATATCCTGACTGGTGGTGGAGCGATTAACACCCTCACAGTTGAACATCTTTACACCATCCACAGTTATATTATTGCGGCAGCTACCTTAATTCTGGCTGTAGTGCATTTATTGGCCTTACTGTGGCAAGAGCAGCAATTTTATCCAGTATCAAATCAACTTCCAGAAACATCACTAGTAGAGAGTTGA
- a CDS encoding DNA cytosine methyltransferase → MRKRRPIAVDLFAGAGGMSLGFEQAGFDVLAAVEIDPIHCATHEFNFPSCTVLCKSVEDTTGEEIRQRAKIGDREIDAVICGSPCQGFSLMGKRVFDDPRNSLVFHFHRLVLELQPKYFVMENVRGITVGEHKQILKSLISEFQSHGYQVEENYQVLNAAHYGVPQSRERLFLLGARRDVKLPKYPKAITQIAKPNQLIKKNALPLSPTVWDAIGDIPEVENYSDLLEKDWVVAEYGKPSDYAMILRGISTLADNYACDRQFDARILSSSFRTKHSPTTIQRFQETLQGEREPISRFHKLHPAGVCNTLRAGTDRYRGSFTSPRPIHPFTPRCITVREAARLHSYPDWFRFHITKWHGFRQVGNSVPPLLAKAVAQEIIRSLKVIPIKPSFSQQLGDEKLLQLKIFHATQRYL, encoded by the coding sequence ATGAGAAAACGACGACCAATCGCAGTTGATTTGTTCGCAGGCGCAGGTGGTATGAGCCTTGGCTTTGAACAAGCTGGCTTTGATGTATTGGCAGCCGTTGAAATTGACCCCATTCACTGCGCCACACACGAATTTAACTTTCCCTCTTGTACAGTTTTGTGCAAGAGTGTCGAAGATACCACAGGAGAAGAAATTCGCCAGCGTGCCAAAATAGGCGATCGCGAAATTGATGCAGTTATTTGTGGTAGTCCCTGTCAAGGCTTCTCACTCATGGGTAAACGGGTTTTTGATGACCCGCGAAATTCTTTGGTGTTTCACTTTCATCGGTTGGTCTTAGAATTACAACCAAAGTATTTTGTGATGGAAAATGTTCGCGGCATAACTGTTGGCGAACACAAACAAATCCTCAAAAGTTTAATTAGTGAATTTCAATCTCACGGCTATCAGGTAGAAGAAAATTACCAAGTTCTCAACGCTGCTCACTACGGTGTACCACAGTCCCGTGAGCGCTTGTTTTTGTTGGGCGCTAGACGAGATGTCAAGTTACCCAAGTATCCCAAAGCAATTACCCAAATAGCCAAGCCAAATCAGTTAATTAAAAAAAATGCTTTACCACTGAGTCCAACAGTTTGGGATGCAATTGGTGATATCCCAGAAGTGGAAAATTACTCAGACTTATTAGAAAAAGATTGGGTAGTTGCTGAGTATGGCAAACCTAGCGATTATGCCATGATACTTCGCGGTATCAGCACTTTAGCAGATAATTATGCCTGCGATCGCCAATTTGATGCCCGGATTCTTTCTTCTAGTTTCCGAACGAAACATTCACCAACAACTATTCAACGCTTTCAAGAAACTCTCCAAGGTGAAAGAGAACCTATTAGCCGCTTCCATAAACTGCATCCGGCTGGTGTCTGCAACACCTTAAGAGCTGGAACAGATAGGTACAGAGGTTCATTTACTTCTCCGCGACCAATTCATCCCTTTACACCCCGTTGCATCACAGTTAGGGAAGCAGCCCGACTCCATTCTTACCCAGACTGGTTTCGATTTCATATCACCAAATGGCATGGTTTCCGCCAAGTTGGTAATTCTGTACCACCACTGTTAGCAAAAGCTGTAGCACAAGAGATCATCCGCAGTTTAAAAGTGATTCCGATTAAACCCAGTTTTTCACAGCAGTTAGGAGATGAAAAGCTGTTGCAATTGAAGATATTCCACGCAACACAACGTTATTTATAG
- the lpxB gene encoding lipid-A-disaccharide synthase, which produces MRIFISTGEVSGDLQGSLLIAAMQRQAAAAGWELEIVALGGEKMTKAGATILGNTSGIGSMGLLESLPYIVPTLLVQRKAIAYLKQNPPDLVVLIDYMGPNLGIGTYIQQNLPDVPVVYYIAPQEWVWSMSLRNTSRIVGFTDKLLAIFPEEARYYRENGGNVSWVGHPLIDRMQDVPTRQAARATLGIAPEQIAIALLPASRQQELKYLLPIIFQAAQTIQTKLPQTHFWIPLSLDNFREPITAAIQSYGLQATIVSGQQKEVFAAADFAITKSGTVNLELALLNVPQVVVYRLNAITVWIARKILKGSIPFASPVNLVVMREIVPELLQEKATVENITQAAMELLLNPERRQQTLTDYAQMRQCLGEVGVCDRAAQEILQTRKKCKV; this is translated from the coding sequence ATGCGGATATTTATCAGCACTGGCGAGGTGTCTGGCGATTTGCAAGGATCGCTGTTAATTGCAGCCATGCAACGCCAAGCGGCTGCTGCTGGGTGGGAATTAGAAATTGTTGCCCTTGGTGGTGAAAAAATGACCAAGGCAGGCGCAACAATTTTGGGCAATACCAGTGGTATTGGCTCAATGGGTCTTTTAGAATCTCTGCCATATATTGTACCAACTCTATTAGTACAACGAAAAGCGATCGCCTACCTCAAGCAAAACCCGCCAGACTTAGTAGTGCTGATTGATTACATGGGGCCAAACCTCGGTATCGGCACTTACATACAGCAAAATCTGCCTGATGTGCCTGTAGTATATTACATTGCCCCGCAAGAATGGGTTTGGTCAATGAGTTTGCGGAATACATCACGGATTGTGGGATTTACTGATAAACTCTTAGCCATATTCCCCGAAGAAGCACGTTATTATCGAGAAAATGGGGGAAATGTGAGTTGGGTAGGACATCCGTTAATTGATCGGATGCAGGACGTACCCACTCGTCAGGCGGCGCGTGCCACATTGGGAATTGCACCAGAACAAATTGCGATCGCACTGCTCCCCGCTTCTCGTCAGCAAGAACTCAAATATCTTTTACCCATAATTTTTCAAGCGGCTCAGACAATTCAAACTAAATTACCTCAAACTCACTTTTGGATTCCCTTATCTTTAGACAACTTTAGAGAACCAATTACAGCCGCAATTCAAAGTTACGGTTTGCAAGCGACAATTGTATCTGGTCAACAAAAAGAAGTGTTTGCTGCTGCTGATTTCGCCATTACAAAATCCGGCACAGTTAACCTAGAACTGGCGCTGTTGAATGTGCCGCAAGTTGTGGTTTATCGCCTGAATGCAATTACAGTGTGGATTGCGCGGAAAATCCTCAAAGGTTCCATTCCCTTTGCTTCACCAGTTAACTTAGTGGTGATGAGGGAGATTGTGCCAGAGTTATTACAAGAAAAAGCTACAGTAGAAAACATCACTCAAGCAGCAATGGAGTTATTGCTGAATCCCGAACGCCGACAGCAGACATTGACAGACTATGCCCAAATGCGGCAATGTTTAGGAGAAGTTGGTGTATGCGATCGCGCTGCTCAAGAAATTTTGCAAACAAGAAAGAAGTGTAAAGTATAA
- a CDS encoding sodium:proton antiporter, with amino-acid sequence MEASLEITLQMVIAVVAGISAQVIAAYLRVPSIVLLLLLGIILGSDGLGLLHPHLLGTGLEVIVSLATAIILFEGGLNLDLRELGKVSVSLQLLVTLGTLITLLGGSMAAHWLGEFPWNIAFLYASIVVVTGPTVVGPLLKQINVDRQVATLLEGEGVLIDPVGAILAFVVLDTIVNGDADPVNAIVGLLMRLGVGAAIGAVGGYLMSWVFKYASLLSFELKNLVVLAILWGLFSLAQTIRSESGVMTTVVAGAVFANSSVPEERLLRSFKGQLTILSVSVLFILLAADLSIASVFALGWGSVLTVLVLMFVVRPINILACTWNSNLNWRQKLFLSWVAPRGIVSASVASLFAILLTQHGINGGDAIKALVFLTIIMTVVCQGLTAGGIAQLLQITSKDATGVVIVGCNSLSLLIARFFQERGESVVMIDTDPESCEKAAEQNIRVIASSALDTGVLEEAGLASMGTFVAMTSNGEVNFVLAQRAAEEFNPPRVLAVFPRDPQASNGGNQKTVNQAFINELTIKTWNEYLNDGRVKLGTTTLDTADFDSQQERIQEKIRTGVLLPLLLEREERLQVMSANQEWEIGDRIIYLLHDPRPNLLKRLSGASQSTPLAVEKLPEVEEVAVPTLAQLSTSDVSGS; translated from the coding sequence ATGGAAGCATCTCTTGAAATCACCTTACAGATGGTGATCGCTGTTGTAGCAGGTATTAGCGCCCAAGTGATAGCTGCATACTTGCGTGTACCCAGTATCGTTTTATTGCTCTTATTGGGCATTATCCTCGGCTCTGATGGTCTGGGATTATTGCACCCGCATTTGCTAGGTACAGGATTAGAAGTAATTGTTTCTCTAGCGACAGCTATCATCCTGTTTGAAGGTGGACTGAATTTAGATTTGCGAGAATTAGGCAAGGTTTCAGTTAGCCTGCAATTACTCGTTACCCTAGGAACGCTGATCACCCTATTGGGCGGTAGTATGGCGGCTCATTGGCTGGGTGAATTTCCTTGGAATATTGCTTTTCTTTACGCTTCGATAGTCGTGGTTACAGGGCCAACAGTGGTTGGGCCTCTGCTCAAACAAATTAATGTAGATCGACAGGTAGCCACACTCTTAGAAGGAGAAGGGGTTTTAATTGACCCAGTGGGTGCTATTTTGGCCTTTGTGGTCTTGGATACGATTGTTAACGGTGATGCTGATCCAGTTAACGCCATTGTTGGTTTGCTGATGCGTTTGGGGGTGGGTGCAGCAATTGGTGCAGTTGGTGGCTACCTGATGAGTTGGGTTTTTAAGTATGCCAGTTTGCTGTCGTTTGAGTTGAAAAATCTTGTAGTTTTGGCAATACTTTGGGGTCTATTTTCTCTCGCCCAGACAATTCGCAGTGAGTCGGGTGTGATGACAACGGTAGTAGCAGGAGCCGTATTTGCCAATTCTTCTGTACCGGAAGAACGTCTTTTACGCAGCTTTAAAGGTCAGTTAACAATTCTCAGCGTTTCCGTTCTCTTCATTTTGTTAGCGGCTGATTTATCTATCGCCAGCGTATTTGCCTTGGGTTGGGGTAGTGTTTTAACTGTTTTAGTACTGATGTTTGTGGTGCGGCCGATTAATATCTTGGCCTGTACTTGGAACAGTAACCTCAACTGGCGACAAAAGTTATTTTTAAGCTGGGTGGCTCCGAGAGGAATTGTATCTGCTTCTGTGGCTTCATTATTCGCCATTTTACTAACGCAGCATGGGATAAATGGTGGTGATGCCATTAAAGCTTTAGTATTTTTGACCATCATCATGACTGTGGTCTGCCAGGGGTTAACGGCTGGCGGCATTGCCCAGTTATTACAAATTACCTCCAAGGATGCAACTGGAGTGGTAATTGTCGGGTGTAATTCCTTGAGTTTATTAATTGCTCGCTTCTTTCAAGAACGCGGAGAGTCTGTAGTGATGATTGATACAGATCCAGAAAGTTGTGAAAAAGCCGCAGAGCAAAATATTCGCGTGATTGCTAGTAGCGCTCTCGATACCGGAGTTTTGGAAGAAGCTGGACTAGCTTCTATGGGGACTTTTGTGGCGATGACAAGTAACGGGGAGGTAAATTTTGTCTTGGCGCAACGCGCTGCTGAGGAATTTAATCCGCCGCGTGTGTTAGCTGTTTTTCCCCGTGATCCCCAGGCGAGTAATGGCGGAAATCAAAAGACGGTAAATCAGGCTTTTATTAACGAATTAACAATTAAGACTTGGAATGAGTACCTCAATGACGGACGCGTGAAGTTAGGGACAACGACGTTAGATACAGCAGATTTTGATAGTCAACAAGAGCGCATCCAAGAAAAAATTCGGACTGGGGTATTGCTACCGCTACTATTAGAACGAGAAGAACGTCTGCAAGTAATGTCAGCAAATCAAGAGTGGGAAATAGGCGATCGCATTATCTATTTATTACACGACCCCAGACCAAATCTGTTAAAACGCTTATCTGGTGCTAGTCAATCTACGCCTTTGGCTGTAGAAAAGTTACCAGAAGTAGAAGAAGTTGCTGTACCAACTTTGGCTCAACTCTCTACTAGTGATGTTTCTGGAAGTTGA